A section of the Malus sylvestris chromosome 17, drMalSylv7.2, whole genome shotgun sequence genome encodes:
- the LOC126610185 gene encoding F-box/kelch-repeat protein At1g15670-like → MALISGLPDDIAYDCLSRVEYDQFPTVASVCKGWKAEVELPEFLQLRKVAGRSQRIIVMVQAHVFSNHGVFKYPDSLVYRLTICEPDLGNWSELPLLACFANGLPMFCQLAAVGSDLVVMGGWDPLTWTISKSVFIYNFVSGAWRRGTDMPGGGRIFFGCAADSERMVYVAGGHDDDKNALRSSMAYDVAKDEWIMLPDMARERDECKAIFQGGKLHVIGGYCTEMQGRFERSTETFNISTWLWNPVQEGFLHVATCPRTCVDGDDETMYMCRGDDVVQQKHDTWKIVAKLPAQVRNPDCVTAWQGKALVIGSAGFGEPHMAHVLHLEDYTWTKLETPHKYSGHVQSSCYLEI, encoded by the coding sequence ATGGCGCTGATTTCTGGCCTGCCGGATGATATAGCATATGACTGTCTAAGTCGTGTTGAATACGACCAGTTTCCGACAGTGGCATCAGTGTGTAAAGGGTGGAAGGCGGAGGTTGAGCTGCCGGAGTTTCTTCAGCTTAGGAAGGTTGCTGGCCGCAGCCAAAGAATCATTGTGATGGTTCAAGCACATGTGTTCTCAAACCATGGTGTCTTCAAGTATCCGGATAGTCTGGTTTACCGGCTCACTATTTGTGAACCGGATTTGGGTAATTGGTCCGAGTTGCCTCTCCTTGCCTGTTTTGCCAATGGGCTACCCATGTTTTGCCAATTGGCAGCAGTTGGGTCCGATTTGGTGGTGATGGGTGGCTGGGACCCGCTTACGTGGACGATCTCCAAATCTGTGTTTATCTACAACTTTGTGTCCGGAGCGTGGCGGCGCGGGACTGATATGCCGGGTGGTGGCAGGATATTCTTTGGGTGCGCGGCGGATTCGGAGCGGATGGTGTATGTTGCCGGCGGACATGATGACGACAAGAATGCGTTGAGATCATCAATGGCGTATGACGTGGCAAAAGACGAGTGGATTATGTTGCCTGATATGGCAAGAGAGCGTGACGAATGTAAGGCGATTTTCCAGGGTGGCAAGCTCCACGTCATCGGCGGGTATTGCACCGAAATGCAAGGACGTTTCGAGAGGAGCACCGAGACATTCAACATTTCCACGTGGCTGTGGAATCCAGTACAAGAGGGCTTCTTACATGTCGCCACTTGTCCACGGACATGTGTGGACGGTGACGACGAGACAATGTACATGTGTCGTGGCGATGATGTGGTACAGCAAAAACACGACACGTGGAAAATCGTGGCCAAGTTGCCTGCTCAGGTACGTAATCCCGATTGCGTGACAGCCTGGCAGGGCAAAGCATTAGTGATAGGGAGTGCTGGGTTCGGTGAGCCCCACATGGCTCACGTACTGCATTTGGAAGATTACACGTGGACAAAACTTGAGACACCTCACAAGTACTCGGGCCATGTTCAATCAAGTTGTTATTTGGAGATATGA